A single region of the Haladaptatus paucihalophilus DX253 genome encodes:
- a CDS encoding DUF7563 family protein, which produces MAETMSIDMSSSRNADDSTMADTQCRNCDSFVTPQFARVFGNNRNEVYGCFECMTATEVKKGRANDPVEANRAREEMR; this is translated from the coding sequence GATAGACATGAGCAGTTCCCGGAACGCCGACGACAGCACGATGGCCGATACGCAGTGTCGCAATTGCGATTCGTTCGTGACGCCGCAGTTCGCCCGCGTGTTCGGGAACAACCGAAACGAAGTGTACGGGTGTTTCGAATGTATGACGGCGACCGAAGTGAAGAAAGGTCGCGCCAACGACCCGGTGGAAGCCAACCGCGCCCGTGAGGAAATGCGGTAG